The Mucilaginibacter mallensis genome has a segment encoding these proteins:
- a CDS encoding YwbE family protein → MNGQNRSDIYPGLEVDIILKQDQRSGKRTRGIVKNLLTSSSYHSRGIKVRLEDGQVGRVIEIIEED, encoded by the coding sequence ATGAACGGACAGAACAGAAGCGATATTTATCCCGGACTTGAGGTTGATATCATACTCAAACAAGATCAACGATCGGGCAAAAGAACACGCGGGATAGTAAAGAATTTATTAACCAGTTCATCTTATCACTCGCGGGGCATAAAGGTTAGGCTGGAGGATGGGCAGGTTGGCCGTGTAATTGAAATTATTGAAGAAGACTAA
- a CDS encoding DUF1345 domain-containing protein, translated as MTKNIIPDRRFFFRIDAHVRLMIAIAVSVIVFFCFRDSLTWPELALSCWIGCALTIIILNWIIMLSSHPREVKKIAKLQDSSRYFLFVFIITAAVVSLVAIVFLLKSSHGISAAAKNAHILLSISAVAVSWWLVHTVFTSRYAHMYYDTDTDDGKVLPGGGLQFPDTEDPDYLDFVYFAFVVGMTFQVSDVVITHRSIRRLCLVHSLISFIFNTLIVALSINVISGMVSQ; from the coding sequence ATGACAAAAAATATAATCCCCGATAGACGATTTTTTTTCCGGATTGATGCACACGTTCGTTTAATGATAGCAATTGCTGTTAGTGTAATTGTTTTTTTCTGCTTCCGCGATTCATTAACCTGGCCCGAACTGGCATTATCCTGCTGGATAGGCTGCGCCTTAACCATAATCATACTCAACTGGATCATTATGCTTAGCTCCCACCCGCGCGAGGTAAAAAAGATAGCCAAACTACAGGATTCAAGCCGATATTTCCTGTTTGTATTTATTATAACAGCGGCAGTGGTTAGTTTAGTGGCTATTGTTTTCCTGTTAAAATCATCCCATGGGATTTCTGCGGCAGCTAAAAATGCACATATATTGCTCTCCATATCTGCGGTTGCAGTATCATGGTGGCTGGTTCATACCGTTTTTACATCGCGCTACGCGCATATGTATTATGATACCGATACTGATGATGGTAAAGTATTACCCGGTGGCGGCCTCCAGTTCCCTGACACTGAAGACCCCGATTATCTTGATTTTGTATATTTCGCGTTTGTAGTAGGTATGACATTCCAGGTGTCAGATGTTGTGATTACCCACCGCTCCATCCGTCGCCTTTGCCTGGTGCATAGTTTGATATCCTTTATATTTAATACGCTGATAGTGGCGCTGAGCATCAATGTGATATCGGGGATGGTATCGCAGTAG
- a CDS encoding carbohydrate kinase family protein — translation MNNKVLCFGEVLWDTFGNEKKAGGAPMNVAAHLAQQKVDVGFASRIGSDEPGIKLAGVLKKSGLFSELIQVDEELPTCEVTVQLDENNQATYIIPEPVSWDNIQTTEALVASAVKASAIVFGSLACRTRTTRDTLLNLLDETKALRIFDVNLRAPHYTLSTIENLAARATVVKMNEEEANLLIGGSNGHLLDKIAEFRAKYHPQTICVTRGENGAMIWHNHEVYEHPGFKVNVVDTVGAGDAFLATFIAGILEKQPMQQVLENACAIGAFVTSKRGANPVYDWAEIDAIKQG, via the coding sequence ATGAACAATAAAGTACTATGTTTCGGCGAGGTTTTATGGGATACCTTTGGCAATGAAAAAAAAGCCGGTGGTGCCCCTATGAATGTGGCAGCACATTTGGCCCAGCAAAAGGTTGATGTAGGCTTTGCCAGCAGAATAGGATCAGATGAACCGGGTATTAAACTTGCGGGAGTTTTAAAGAAAAGTGGTTTATTTTCTGAGCTTATACAAGTAGATGAAGAACTGCCAACCTGTGAAGTCACTGTTCAGCTTGATGAAAACAACCAGGCTACTTACATTATACCCGAACCCGTTTCGTGGGATAATATTCAAACTACAGAAGCGCTTGTTGCCAGCGCTGTAAAAGCATCAGCTATTGTTTTTGGCAGTTTAGCCTGCCGTACGCGCACCACTCGTGATACCTTACTGAATTTGCTTGATGAAACCAAAGCCTTAAGAATATTTGATGTAAACCTGCGCGCACCACATTATACGCTCTCAACCATCGAGAACCTGGCAGCCCGTGCCACTGTGGTAAAAATGAATGAAGAAGAAGCCAACCTGTTAATAGGCGGCAGTAACGGGCATTTGTTAGATAAGATTGCTGAATTTCGTGCTAAATACCATCCGCAAACTATTTGTGTAACCCGTGGCGAAAACGGCGCTATGATATGGCATAACCATGAGGTTTATGAACACCCCGGATTTAAAGTTAATGTTGTAGATACTGTAGGCGCTGGCGATGCTTTTTTAGCCACTTTTATTGCCGGCATCTTGGAAAAACAACCCATGCAGCAAGTGCTTGAAAATGCCTGCGCCATTGGTGCATTTGTGACCAGTAAACGTGGTGCTAATCCGGTTTATGACTGGGCCGAAATAGATGCTATAAAACAGGGATAA
- a CDS encoding DUF72 domain-containing protein encodes MEFGRVTPGELLEVDFTLPADAALTIQTLKAALNDKPLEVHVGCAKWGRKEWLGKIYPLKTKEANFLDEYVKHFDCIELNATFYNVYGPDTIKKWKGKAESHPGFKFCPKFSQSITHIRRLKNADDITTSYYEGILAFGDKLGPLFLQLSDNYTPKSFPELKIYLESLPTDIPVFVELRHKDWFAIPENRDQVFELFKQLNIGAVITDASGRRDVVHMTLPTPHAFIRFVGNSLHKTDYTRVDEWVARIQQWQTQGLQSVWFFMHQHDERYSPELADYVVEQLNKKLGTQLARPQFIDRDKQPELF; translated from the coding sequence ATGGAATTTGGCAGGGTAACACCGGGAGAATTATTAGAGGTTGATTTTACGCTTCCGGCTGATGCCGCGTTGACGATACAAACGCTTAAAGCAGCATTAAATGATAAACCGTTGGAGGTACATGTAGGTTGTGCCAAATGGGGACGTAAAGAATGGCTGGGTAAGATATATCCGCTTAAAACAAAAGAAGCCAATTTTTTAGATGAATACGTTAAGCATTTTGATTGTATTGAGCTTAACGCCACCTTCTATAATGTTTACGGCCCGGATACCATAAAAAAGTGGAAAGGCAAAGCGGAGAGCCACCCCGGTTTTAAATTTTGCCCTAAGTTTTCGCAAAGTATTACCCATATACGCCGCTTAAAAAATGCCGACGATATTACTACTAGCTATTATGAAGGTATTTTAGCCTTCGGAGATAAGCTGGGCCCCCTTTTTCTACAGCTGAGCGATAATTATACCCCAAAGAGTTTCCCTGAGCTTAAGATCTACCTGGAAAGCTTACCAACTGATATCCCTGTTTTTGTTGAACTGCGACACAAGGATTGGTTTGCCATCCCCGAAAACCGCGACCAGGTATTTGAGCTTTTCAAACAGTTAAACATTGGTGCCGTAATAACAGATGCCAGCGGCCGGCGCGATGTAGTGCATATGACTTTACCTACGCCACATGCTTTTATCCGTTTTGTAGGCAACAGCCTGCATAAAACCGATTATACACGTGTTGACGAATGGGTTGCCCGGATACAGCAATGGCAAACACAAGGCCTGCAATCGGTATGGTTCTTTATGCACCAGCATGATGAACGCTACTCACCTGAGCTGGCTGACTATGTTGTTGAACAATTGAACAAAAAATTAGGTACACAGCTGGCGAGGCCGCAGTTTATTGATCGGGACAAACAACCAGAATTATTTTGA
- a CDS encoding YybH family protein, with protein MKRLLLSCLFIFTLCTVYAQDKQAILKLLADQQQAWNNADVDGFMQGYWKSDSLMFVGKTGPVYGWQTTLDNYKKRYPGKAAMGQLAFKVIKLQLLDPENAFMLGGWHLTRASGDIGGYFTLWFRKIDGGWKIVCDHTSSNS; from the coding sequence ATGAAGAGATTGTTACTTTCCTGCTTGTTCATTTTTACATTGTGTACAGTTTATGCACAAGACAAGCAAGCCATCCTTAAATTATTAGCCGACCAGCAGCAAGCCTGGAACAATGCCGATGTTGATGGCTTTATGCAAGGCTACTGGAAATCGGATTCGTTAATGTTTGTTGGCAAAACCGGGCCTGTTTATGGCTGGCAAACTACGCTCGATAATTATAAAAAACGCTACCCGGGTAAAGCCGCTATGGGGCAGCTGGCATTTAAGGTGATTAAACTGCAATTACTTGACCCCGAGAACGCGTTTATGCTTGGCGGATGGCATTTAACACGTGCCAGCGGAGATATAGGCGGTTATTTTACCTTATGGTTCCGCAAAATTGATGGTGGGTGGAAAATTGTTTGCGATCATACCTCGAGCAATAGCTAA